catctggacAGTGTGAAAATAGCAGCATTTACTTCCTGGGAACAGCATGTCAGGGGGCACGTGAACTCTGGGTAAGATGGCCTGGGGTCAAATCCTAGCTCGGACAGTTACTGGCCGTGCGACTTTGCATAACTGACCTCCTCCCCTCTTCGTGCCCCAGTTTCTCCCTCTAGACAACGGGATGGTTCAGTTAGTGTGTCTACAGCAAGGTTTCTCAACAGAGGTGTTACTCGCATTTGGGGCCGAATGATTCTGTGCTGGGGAGGGGGGCTTTCCTGGGCGGAGCTGCCCTCTACCCAGGAGATGCTGCGTTCCCCTTTCCCCAAGTACGACTACGCAAACCGTCTCCAGACTTTGCCCGGTGCCCCACGAGGGGTAGAAGTCCCCGCTTGATCACCTTTGCTCTAGGCCGGTGGCTTTGAACCTCGAgcaggcatcagaatcacctgggcgacttgttaaaaaaaaagcaaacagattTCTGAGCCCCGCTCCTTTTCAgccgggctgggctggggcccGAGAATtggcatttctagcaagttcccggTTGATGATACTAATGCTAGtacagggaccacactttgagaaccgctAGCATCGAGACTGGGGAGGttgggtgttgttttttttttctcttttcgcCTGAAacgcgcagcttgcgggatcttagttccccaaccagggattgaaccccgggcccggggcaatgaaagcgcagagtcctaaccactggaccgccagggaattcccgagacTGGGAGGTTTTGAAGAGAATCCacattcccagcttcccttgggGAGTCAATGAGATAATAATGCCTGGCACGGAATATAAGAAGTGCTCCATGAACGCCAGCTGTcgtttattattatttgtttttttttttttttttttaaccatatttcATAGACTCTACGGTGCCACCAAAGCAAAGAAGCATCCCGATCAAAATGTGAAAAGATACGCGTCTTAGAACCAAGCAGTACAGTCAAACCCATCGGGCGTGGTTCCCCACCTCCAAATCAGGCCCGAGGATGCTTCTCCGAGCGCTGGGCTCTGGTGACAGCCCTAGGATGGAGGAGGCCAGGGCCCCAGGGGGGTGTCCGGGGCTTCTGGCCATTTGATAGGGGAAGGGGATGGAGGCAGGGGGCACGGGGGGTGGGGCAGTGAAGACGGGAGACCAGTCCTGGGCCCCGCCCTCCAGGTTGGTCACAGCAAATGTGGGAGCAATGGTAGCAGCGCCAGGCCGGTGGTGGCCCCTGCCATCTGGCCgcctgtggggtggggggccCCATTACACAGGTGGCCAGTGCAGCAGTGGGTGGTGAGGCTGTAGGTGACACCCATGTAGcggacgggctcctcgcggccaCACGAGGCGGTCCGCACGCAGCCTTTGTTGATGATGGGGCTGATGCCGGGGGCCACCCCGCGGCCCGTGAAGCAGTCCTCGTCATCGCCACAGCGCATGTGCGTGCCGGGACAGCTCGTGGAGTCGGTCAGCTCACAGAAGACGCAGTCCTTGATGCCCCTCGTGCCTGGGGCCAGAGCCGCCGCCAGAAGCAGCAGCCAGCCGAGGACCATGGTGGCCTGGCGGCGGCGACGGTGCCCCAGCCAGGCCGTAGGCTTCCTGGGCCTCCCGGAACAGCTGAATGACACGTCCGCAAGCCTCGTACCCCCGGCTCTGGTCTCCCAGGATCAGCGACTGGGGTGTCCTCGGTTCCCAGCGCCCCGCGTCCCCCTTGGAAGCTCCGTTGTGACCACGGCTCT
Above is a genomic segment from Kogia breviceps isolate mKogBre1 chromosome 18, mKogBre1 haplotype 1, whole genome shotgun sequence containing:
- the SPACA4 gene encoding sperm acrosome membrane-associated protein 4, giving the protein MVLGWLLLLAAALAPGTRGIKDCVFCELTDSTSCPGTHMRCGDDEDCFTGRGVAPGISPIINKGCVRTASCGREEPVRYMGVTYSLTTHCCTGHLCNGAPHPTGGQMAGATTGLALLPLLPHLL